TaagacctggatttgtggaaaggccacaaatgccctggcctagggtggcagaattttagggctGGCATTCTGCCCAGCCATGTTGCAATGGGTTCAGAAGCATTGGGGATATGCAGGAGATTTGCTAGCTCAATAAATCTCCTGTGTGCCAAACCCAGGGTTTGGACTGACGTGATAAGACTTGCTCATTCATATGTGGGCATATGGAAGGGGGAGGCAGGAAGGGGCAAAGGGAAAAGGGAGTGATAAGTGTCCCCGGTCAAGGTGCAACCAATGTATAAATCTTACCCTCactgtttgtagggtaggcactcataGAGCAATCGtccaggcagttgtagtaaaacggtctttattgaagtatgggttacagccttacgtgtttcgcgttctcacaacacttagtcataggctaagcATATATCTGTCCCTGTCAATATACTACTATAATTTTAGAACATTAATTTGCAGTGATGTAATGTATAGTAGGCAACATAACTATACGGTTGTAATTATTAGCCCTGTAAAAGTCAGTgaaagttttgtatttttatgaactacatatattttacattattggtGCTTACCATTTGAACTGGCATCATAAACCAAAGACCAAAacactgggcctttgtcaaataCTACAATTTGAACCTGCATTTTTTGGGTATTGTACAATAATCTTTCAAAAGCTATTCACTGCTCAAGGGTTCTGTTCTTTGTAgcaatataatttacagaatatttctCGTCTTCTAAGATGTCATCAGTGACTTTACTGGGGTATGTTTTTTGGACCCACCCTCTGTCTGCCAAGAGATGCATCTCATAGAAAGCACAATAAAAACATTctacaacatttataataaacataGTTTATGTTTTGATAATCTTGACATATGTTCAAAAGCACACATAATACCTTATTCAATCAATATCATTTTCAATAGTACCTACTGTACTATCCTTGCCTCTATGTCTTGCagttattagtacagagaaaaaaaatactacataCTGAAGGTAGATGGAAGATTttgactgtaaaaataaaataaatcttaaaatggTACTCTCATTGCTATGTGATAAAATTACagcattcttttttttcattcaaaacttTAAGCCAGTACATAACTTTAATTCAGAAATGCTAAGAAAACCAAGAAAAGGTATGAGGAACAGAGCACCTAATGCATAGTGTGCTGGACTTATTGTATGAAATAAATCACATCTGTATTTATAGACGTGCTTTacatagaataaatatatatagagagagagaaatatgttaaaaagattatttaaatCCAAGCCACACTGAAATGATTTTCAGTACTGTAGTTCCCTTTTTGTGCCTCAGAGCGCCGCTGTTTACCTATAAGGAGAAGGATACAGAAGTGAAAAACCAGAGTTATTCATACTACTCACTGCAGATCTGCAGGAAGAAAGACAGACATTTTCTAGAGGCTTCCATTCACAGAAGACATAATCTCTTTGCTGTCTTAAGGAAATTATTTCAAACCATATTTCATTGGAACTCAACCTTTGTGACTGAAAAAGGAATTTATGTACTGGCAATGGCTGAGATGAAAATCCAGGAAGCACAGACATACAAGGGAATCAAATGGCAAGTAATAATTTTATTCTCATTCTCATGGCTTTGCCATTCAGTCTCTGCCCATCTTGATTATTTTATTGCTGAAGAATTAAGAAAAGACTCATTTATAGCCAATATTGCAAATGATCTTGGATTAGATGTTAAAGATCTCTCACCCCAAAGATTTCGCATTGTTTCtcgtgctgctgagaaatatttttatgtagatataaaaactggaattttatATGTGAAAGACAGAATAGACAGAGAGACCCTGTGTAGGGCAGAAGCTACTTGTGCCATAAGTTTTGATGCAGTGACTACAAATCCTCTAAATGTTTCCTCAGTCACAATTCAAATTGAAGATATAAATGATAATCCTCCAAGGTTTTTTCCTGATAGTATTAATTTAGAAGTTGTTGAATCTACTTCACAAGGAATACAATTATCATTGCAAAAAGCAGAGGACCCAGATACAGGCAATAATTCTATACAAACCTACACACTCAGTGACAATCTCTATTTTACACTTAGACAGAAGACCAACAAAGACATGAGTAAATCTCCAGTCCTTGTATTAGAGAAACCCCTAGATCGTGAAACACAAACCATTCATGAATTAATTTTAACAGCCTCTGATGGAGGGAACCCAACAAGAACTGGCACTGCTTTAATTAGAATTATTGTTACTGATGTCAATGATAATATACCTATATTTTCTCAAGAAGTTTATAAAGTCAGTATTAGTGAAAATACTCCAATTAATACAACGGTGATCTGTGTAAATGCAGCTGATAAAGATGAAGGTCTAAATGctcaaattacttattttcttggCAAAACATCAGAAAACAGCGTTGATACTGAAATGTTTACCATTAATCCAAAAAATGGCgagattaaaacaataaaacatttaaattttgagGAAATAAGAAATTATGAAATATCAATACAAGCCAAAGATGGAGGAGGATTTGTGGCTCATTCCAAAGTGTTAATAGAAATAATAGATGAAAATGACAATTTGCCTGAAATATCTATTACCTCCATTACGTCTCCTGTTCCTGAGGACTCTGTACCTGGTACTGTTATAGCTCTGGTTGAAGTTCATGATCAGGACTCTGGAGAAAATGGAGAAGTTGACTGTCAGATACTGGGCACAGCACATTTCCAATTGGTTTCATCCTCCAGTAGATACTACAGAATTATTACTGCAAGTGCCTTGGACAGAGAAAAAATATCATCATATGATATCACTGTTGCTGCTAATGACCGGGGATCTCCTCATCTTTCCACCAGAAAAATCATCAGATTAAATGTTTCTGATGTTAATGACAATGCACCAGTGttcatgaaatccaaatttgatGCTTATTTGGCTGAGAACAATTTACCAGGAGCTTCAATATACTGCATTTTTGCATCTGACCTGGATATTGGCGAGAATGCTAAAGTCATATATTCAATTTCTAGCAAAAATACAGAGGATTTTCCAGTTTCatcatatttttcaataaatatagaGACTGGAGTTCTCTATGCTCAGCGATCATTTGATTATGAGCAGCACAAAGAATTTCAAATGGAAATAACGGCTAAAGACAATGGATTCCCACCTCTAAGTAGCAATGCTACTTTGTTCATTCATATAACAGATCAAAATGATAATGCACCCAAAATTTTATATCCATCTTCAGATGGTGGCTATTCCTTCTTTGATATGGTCTCTTTGGCCTCTGAGCAAGGTACCTTGATTACAAAAGTGGTTGCAGCTGATTCAGACTCTGGACATAATTCTTGGCTTTCCTATAATTTCATACAAGTGTCAGAACCCCTACCCTTTATCATTAGTCAGCACAATGGTGAAATACGGACATTGCGCATGTTTCAGGAGAAAGATAGTTTAAAGTACAAGGTAGTGGTTCTAGTAAAGGATAATGGAGAACCATCCCTCTCAGCAACAGTTACATTAAGTCTTGTTGTTGCAGAGCATTTTCAGCAAGTGATTCCTAAAAGCAGAAATCTGTCAAATGAGGAAGAGTCTCAGTCTAATCTGCAAATGTACTTG
Above is a genomic segment from Xenopus laevis strain J_2021 chromosome 3L, Xenopus_laevis_v10.1, whole genome shotgun sequence containing:
- the LOC108710881 gene encoding protocadherin gamma-B1 isoform X1 gives rise to the protein MIFSTVVPFLCLRAPLFTYKEKDTEVKNQSYSYYSLQICRKKDRHFLEASIHRRHNLFAVLRKLFQTIFHWNSTFVTEKGIYVLAMAEMKIQEAQTYKGIKWQVIILFSFSWLCHSVSAHLDYFIAEELRKDSFIANIANDLGLDVKDLSPQRFRIVSRAAEKYFYVDIKTGILYVKDRIDRETLCRAEATCAISFDAVTTNPLNVSSVTIQIEDINDNPPRFFPDSINLEVVESTSQGIQLSLQKAEDPDTGNNSIQTYTLSDNLYFTLRQKTNKDMSKSPVLVLEKPLDRETQTIHELILTASDGGNPTRTGTALIRIIVTDVNDNIPIFSQEVYKVSISENTPINTTVICVNAADKDEGLNAQITYFLGKTSENSVDTEMFTINPKNGEIKTIKHLNFEEIRNYEISIQAKDGGGFVAHSKVLIEIIDENDNLPEISITSITSPVPEDSVPGTVIALVEVHDQDSGENGEVDCQILGTAHFQLVSSSSRYYRIITASALDREKISSYDITVAANDRGSPHLSTRKIIRLNVSDVNDNAPVFMKSKFDAYLAENNLPGASIYCIFASDLDIGENAKVIYSISSKNTEDFPVSSYFSINIETGVLYAQRSFDYEQHKEFQMEITAKDNGFPPLSSNATLFIHITDQNDNAPKILYPSSDGGYSFFDMVSLASEQGTLITKVVAADSDSGHNSWLSYNFIQVSEPLPFIISQHNGEIRTLRMFQEKDSLKYKVVVLVKDNGEPSLSATVTLSLVVAEHFQQVIPKSRNLSNEEESQSNLQMYLIIAVALISLLFILTVVLVILSKCKESEPSSDFGVLSSNLYSQVDPRLLSKFNTGTLPLPYSYNVCVALDSSEGDFTFIKPDQNVPIDNLIDADDSGFGNGNLKDTLSPSNAVQQAPPNADWHISQAQRPGPSGAQPAKESGVWPNNQFETERLQAMILASANEAAEGSSALGGGTGTMGLSARYGPQFTLQHLPDYRQNIYIPGTTSTLTNAAGKGKSAAPSGGNKKKSGKKDKK
- the LOC108710881 gene encoding protocadherin gamma-B1 isoform X7, coding for MIFSTVVPFLCLRAPLFTYKEKDTEVKNQSYSYYSLQICRKKDRHFLEASIHRRHNLFAVLRKLFQTIFHWNSTFVTEKGIYVLAMAEMKIQEAQTYKGIKWQVIILFSFSWLCHSVSAHLDYFIAEELRKDSFIANIANDLGLDVKDLSPQRFRIVSRAAEKYFYVDIKTGILYVKDRIDRETLCRAEATCAISFDAVTTNPLNVSSVTIQIEDINDNPPRFFPDSINLEVVESTSQGIQLSLQKAEDPDTGNNSIQTYTLSDNLYFTLRQKTNKDMSKSPVLVLEKPLDRETQTIHELILTASDGGNPTRTGTALIRIIVTDVNDNIPIFSQEVYKVSISENTPINTTVICVNAADKDEGLNAQITYFLGKTSENSVDTEMFTINPKNGEIKTIKHLNFEEIRNYEISIQAKDGGGFVAHSKVLIEIIDENDNLPEISITSITSPVPEDSVPGTVIALVEVHDQDSGENGEVDCQILGTAHFQLVSSSSRYYRIITASALDREKISSYDITVAANDRGSPHLSTRKIIRLNVSDVNDNAPVFMKSKFDAYLAENNLPGASIYCIFASDLDIGENAKVIYSISSKNTEDFPVSSYFSINIETGVLYAQRSFDYEQHKEFQMEITAKDNGFPPLSSNATLFIHITDQNDNAPKILYPSSDGGYSFFDMVSLASEQGTLITKVVAADSDSGHNSWLSYNFIQVSEPLPFIISQHNGEIRTLRMFQEKDSLKYKVVVLVKDNGEPSLSATVTLSLVVAEHFQQVIPKSRNLSNEEESQSNLQMYLIIAVALISLLFILTVVLVILSKCKESEPSSDFGVLSSNLYSQVDPRLLSKFNTGTLPLPYSYNVCVALDSSEGDFTFIKPDQNVPIDNLIDADDSGFGNGNLKDTLSPSNAVQQAPPNADWHISQAQRPGPSGAQPAKESGVWPNNQFETERLQAMILASANGQFSS
- the LOC108710881 gene encoding protocadherin gamma-B1 isoform X2; the encoded protein is MIFSTVVPFLCLRAPLFTYKEKDTEVKNQSYSYYSLQICRKKDRHFLEASIHRRHNLFAVLRKLFQTIFHWNSTFVTEKGIYVLAMAEMKIQEAQTYKGIKWQVIILFSFSWLCHSVSAHLDYFIAEELRKDSFIANIANDLGLDVKDLSPQRFRIVSRAAEKYFYVDIKTGILYVKDRIDRETLCRAEATCAISFDAVTTNPLNVSSVTIQIEDINDNPPRFFPDSINLEVVESTSQGIQLSLQKAEDPDTGNNSIQTYTLSDNLYFTLRQKTNKDMSKSPVLVLEKPLDRETQTIHELILTASDGGNPTRTGTALIRIIVTDVNDNIPIFSQEVYKVSISENTPINTTVICVNAADKDEGLNAQITYFLGKTSENSVDTEMFTINPKNGEIKTIKHLNFEEIRNYEISIQAKDGGGFVAHSKVLIEIIDENDNLPEISITSITSPVPEDSVPGTVIALVEVHDQDSGENGEVDCQILGTAHFQLVSSSSRYYRIITASALDREKISSYDITVAANDRGSPHLSTRKIIRLNVSDVNDNAPVFMKSKFDAYLAENNLPGASIYCIFASDLDIGENAKVIYSISSKNTEDFPVSSYFSINIETGVLYAQRSFDYEQHKEFQMEITAKDNGFPPLSSNATLFIHITDQNDNAPKILYPSSDGGYSFFDMVSLASEQGTLITKVVAADSDSGHNSWLSYNFIQVSEPLPFIISQHNGEIRTLRMFQEKDSLKYKVVVLVKDNGEPSLSATVTLSLVVAEHFQQVIPKSRNLSNEEESQSNLQMYLIIAVALISLLFILTVVLVILSKCKESEPSSDFGVLSSNLYSQVDPRLLSKFNTGTLPLPYSYNVCVALDSSEGDFTFIKPDQNVPIDNLIDADDSGFGNGNLKDTLSPSNAVQAPPNADWHISQAQRPGPSGAQPAKESGVWPNNQFETERLQAMILASANEAAEGSSALGGGTGTMGLSARYGPQFTLQHLPDYRQNIYIPGTTSTLTNAAGKGKSAAPSGGNKKKSGKKDKK